One Candidatus Omnitrophota bacterium genomic region harbors:
- the ilvB gene encoding biosynthetic-type acetolactate synthase large subunit, whose amino-acid sequence MNGAQILIECLKKEGVEVIFGYPGGQVLPLFDKLYDAPVRFILVRHEQAAAHAADGYARATGKVGVCLATSGPGATNLVTGIANAFMDSIPMVAITGQVKSFLIGNDAFQEADITGITRPVTKHNFLVKDVKDLARIVREAFHIASTGRPGPVLIDIPTDIQMQEIEFIWPETVEMRSYKPTYFGHPGQIKKAVKLINESKKPIIYAGGGVILSNASAELREFADKIKAPVTMTLMGLGAFPADSPFSLGMLGMHGTAYANHAVMTADLIIAVGSRFDDRVTGKLDTFAKNAKIIHIDIDPSSISKNVKVDIPIVGDVKNVLGQLLEEIKKGPDTRDWLKTVESLKKKHPLKYEGKEKINPQYIIEQISEITGSNAIIATEVGQHQMWAAQWYKHMHPRSFISSGGLGTMGFGFPAAMGAKVACPDKTVFNIAGDGSIQMNIQELATCVCNKINVKVAILNNGYLGMVRQWQELFYKHRYAYTCLYNPDFVKLAESYGAMGIRVTTKEEVRPAIEKAIATDNVVFIDFHVEPEENVFPMVPAGESIDKMIGGLA is encoded by the coding sequence ATGAACGGCGCGCAGATATTAATAGAGTGTCTTAAGAAAGAGGGCGTTGAGGTTATCTTCGGGTATCCCGGGGGACAGGTCCTGCCTTTGTTCGATAAGCTTTACGATGCGCCTGTAAGGTTTATTCTGGTCAGGCATGAACAAGCTGCCGCACACGCGGCTGACGGTTATGCCCGGGCCACCGGAAAGGTCGGGGTTTGCCTGGCTACATCAGGGCCGGGCGCGACTAACCTGGTTACCGGCATAGCCAATGCCTTTATGGATTCCATTCCCATGGTCGCCATTACCGGACAGGTGAAATCTTTCCTGATCGGCAATGATGCCTTTCAGGAAGCGGATATCACCGGCATAACCCGTCCGGTCACCAAACATAACTTTTTAGTCAAAGACGTAAAGGACCTGGCCCGGATCGTGCGCGAGGCTTTTCATATCGCCTCTACCGGCCGCCCCGGCCCGGTGCTTATTGATATCCCGACGGATATTCAGATGCAGGAAATCGAATTTATCTGGCCGGAGACTGTCGAGATGCGCAGTTATAAACCCACATATTTCGGCCATCCCGGACAGATCAAGAAAGCGGTAAAGCTGATCAATGAGTCGAAGAAACCGATAATCTACGCCGGCGGCGGCGTGATCCTTTCCAACGCCTCGGCGGAGCTTCGTGAATTCGCCGATAAGATCAAAGCGCCTGTGACCATGACCCTGATGGGCCTGGGCGCATTCCCGGCTGACAGCCCGTTTTCCCTGGGCATGCTCGGGATGCACGGTACCGCTTACGCTAATCACGCGGTCATGACAGCTGACCTGATAATAGCGGTCGGCAGCCGTTTTGACGACCGGGTTACCGGAAAGCTGGATACCTTTGCCAAGAACGCCAAGATAATACATATAGATATAGATCCGTCATCGATCAGCAAAAACGTCAAGGTGGATATACCGATTGTCGGCGACGTTAAGAACGTCCTGGGGCAGTTGTTGGAAGAGATCAAGAAAGGCCCGGATACAAGGGATTGGCTGAAGACCGTCGAATCTTTGAAGAAGAAGCATCCTTTAAAATATGAGGGTAAAGAAAAGATCAACCCGCAGTATATAATCGAGCAGATCTCGGAGATAACCGGTTCGAACGCGATCATTGCTACCGAGGTGGGGCAGCATCAGATGTGGGCCGCCCAGTGGTATAAACATATGCATCCGCGGTCGTTTATTTCTTCGGGCGGATTAGGGACGATGGGCTTTGGGTTCCCCGCGGCAATGGGCGCTAAAGTCGCCTGCCCGGATAAAACGGTATTCAATATCGCCGGAGACGGCTCGATCCAGATGAATATACAGGAACTGGCCACCTGCGTTTGCAACAAAATAAACGTGAAGGTGGCGATATTGAACAACGGTTACCTGGGTATGGTCAGGCAATGGCAGGAGCTTTTCTATAAACACCGCTACGCTTATACCTGTTTGTATAACCCGGATTTCGTTAAGCTTGCCGAAAGTTACGGCGCAATGGGCATCAGGGTTACCACAAAAGAAGAGGTTAGGCCGGCTATAGAAAAAGCGATCGCCACCGATAATGTGGTTTTCATCGATTTCCACGTCGAGCCTGAAGAGAACGTGTTTCCTATGGTCCCTGCGGGTGAGTCCATCGATAAGATGATCGGAGGCCTGGCATGA
- the ilvN gene encoding acetolactate synthase small subunit has protein sequence MRHTISVLVENKFGVLARIAGLFSARGYNIASLAVSETQDPAISYMTIVVDAKDEKILEQIKKQLNKLIDVVTVTDFTKKDHVERELILAKINLAAKDKPRLEKLLNKYAGQMIQHKSDIAIIAVVGEQAQIKLLLEGLKGFGVKELVRTGKIAVG, from the coding sequence ATGAGACACACGATCTCGGTCTTAGTTGAGAATAAATTCGGGGTGTTGGCGCGCATCGCCGGGCTTTTCAGCGCCCGGGGTTATAATATCGCTTCTTTAGCGGTCAGCGAGACGCAGGATCCGGCTATATCTTATATGACTATTGTGGTTGACGCCAAGGATGAGAAGATCCTGGAGCAGATCAAGAAGCAGTTGAATAAGCTGATCGATGTGGTCACGGTCACTGATTTCACCAAGAAGGACCATGTCGAGCGCGAGTTGATATTGGCTAAGATCAATCTGGCGGCCAAGGATAAGCCCCGGCTGGAGAAATTGCTGAATAAATACGCCGGGCAAATGATCCAGCATAAATCCGATATCGCCATAATCGCGGTTGTCGGCGAGCAGGCGCAGATCAAGCTTCTGCTTGAGGGCCTGAAAGGGTTCGGGGTCAAGGAGTTAGTAAGGACAGGCAAAATAGCGGTAGGCTGA
- the ilvC gene encoding ketol-acid reductoisomerase, with amino-acid sequence MAKIYYDNDADLNLLKGKKIAIIGYGIQGRGQSLCLRDSGCDVVVSEMEGTPNFEQAKKDGFIPVSAAEAAKQADIIQILTQDHVQAKVYSESIKPNLKKGKALCFSHGFNIRFKQIKPGKNIDVFMIAPKGPGALVRRMYEEGKGVPCLIAVFQDATGQAKQLALAYAKGLKATTAGVIETTFEEETETDLFGEQAVLCGGVSELIKAGFDTLIEAGYQPEIAYFEVLHELKLITDLIQEKGISGMRRGVSNTACYGDLSRGPRIITEKTRKEMKKILKEIQKGKFAKEWIKENELGRPNFNKLLKDGDTHKIEEVGKQLREMMPWMKK; translated from the coding sequence ATGGCTAAGATCTATTATGACAATGACGCTGACCTGAATCTTCTTAAAGGCAAGAAGATCGCGATCATCGGATACGGTATCCAGGGCAGGGGACAGTCTTTATGTCTGAGGGATTCGGGATGCGATGTTGTGGTTTCGGAGATGGAAGGCACGCCGAATTTCGAACAGGCTAAAAAAGACGGGTTCATCCCGGTTTCCGCCGCTGAAGCGGCAAAACAGGCGGATATAATCCAGATCCTCACCCAGGATCATGTCCAGGCTAAAGTTTATAGCGAATCTATAAAGCCCAACCTGAAAAAAGGCAAAGCGCTTTGTTTCTCGCACGGGTTCAATATCCGTTTTAAACAGATAAAACCCGGGAAGAACATTGATGTATTCATGATCGCCCCTAAAGGCCCTGGCGCTCTGGTCAGGCGTATGTATGAGGAAGGAAAAGGCGTTCCTTGTTTGATCGCTGTTTTCCAGGATGCCACAGGCCAGGCCAAGCAATTGGCGTTAGCTTACGCGAAAGGCCTTAAGGCTACCACTGCCGGCGTGATCGAAACCACTTTCGAGGAAGAGACCGAGACCGACCTTTTCGGCGAACAGGCGGTTCTTTGCGGCGGTGTAAGCGAGTTGATCAAAGCCGGGTTTGATACTCTGATCGAAGCCGGATACCAGCCGGAGATAGCGTATTTCGAAGTGCTGCATGAATTAAAGCTGATCACCGATTTGATCCAGGAAAAAGGGATCAGCGGGATGCGCCGGGGCGTTTCCAATACCGCCTGCTATGGCGATCTTTCCCGCGGCCCGAGGATCATTACCGAGAAGACCCGGAAAGAGATGAAGAAAATATTGAAAGAGATACAGAAAGGTAAATTCGCCAAGGAATGGATCAAAGAGAACGAATTAGGCCGGCCGAATTTTAACAAATTGCTCAAGGACGGCGATACGCATAAGATAGAAGAAGTAGGAAAGCAGCTCAGGGAAATGATGCCCTGGATGAAAAAATAA
- a CDS encoding 2-isopropylmalate synthase, translating to MEKIIIFDTTLRDGEQAPGASLNHKEKLEVASGLADLGVDIIEAGFPVSSPGDFESVKAIAKSIKGPVICGLARAVKADIDAVRDAVKPARRSRIHVFLATSKVHMQYKLKKAEGEILRLAVESVKYARNLCGDIEFSPEDASRTEREFLFKVVEAVIAAGASTVNIPDTVGYTDPGEYGDLIKSIKSNVSNINKAVISVHCHNDLGLAVANSLSAIKNGARQVECTVNGIGERAGNASVEEIVMALKTRKDIYSGLETHINTSQIYKVSRLVSKLTGFAVAPNKAIVGGNAFRHESGIHQDGVLKERSTYEIIRPEDVGFTGSGIVLGKHSGRHALNERLKELGFINLSQAELDKVNARFKELADKKKTVFDDDLISLVEDEIKTSKPVWSLDSFVTTSGTRIVPSAEVALKYKSQLVRAKSTGDGPVDACFKAIDKLTGIKCELQDYRIEAVTKGKDALGEVSLKLKAKGKVASSRGSSTDIIESSIRAYLNAVNKIESL from the coding sequence ATGGAAAAAATAATCATATTTGACACGACTCTGCGGGATGGAGAGCAGGCCCCTGGTGCTTCTTTGAACCATAAAGAAAAGCTGGAGGTGGCTTCCGGCCTGGCGGATCTGGGAGTGGATATAATCGAGGCAGGGTTCCCTGTTTCTTCGCCAGGTGATTTCGAATCAGTCAAGGCTATTGCCAAGTCCATCAAAGGCCCGGTAATTTGCGGCCTGGCCCGGGCGGTTAAAGCGGATATCGATGCAGTGCGGGACGCGGTAAAGCCGGCGCGTCGATCGCGGATCCACGTTTTTCTGGCTACTTCCAAGGTCCACATGCAGTATAAATTGAAGAAAGCTGAAGGCGAGATACTCAGGCTTGCGGTTGAGTCGGTCAAATACGCCAGGAACCTCTGCGGGGATATCGAGTTCTCCCCGGAAGACGCCTCGCGCACGGAAAGGGAATTCCTTTTTAAGGTCGTTGAGGCTGTGATCGCCGCCGGCGCTTCCACGGTTAATATCCCGGATACTGTCGGTTATACCGATCCCGGCGAATACGGGGACCTGATCAAGTCGATAAAATCGAATGTCTCGAATATCAATAAGGCGGTCATCTCGGTGCATTGTCATAATGACCTTGGCCTGGCCGTGGCTAATTCGCTTTCCGCGATCAAGAACGGGGCGAGGCAGGTTGAATGCACGGTGAATGGTATAGGCGAGAGGGCAGGCAACGCCTCGGTTGAAGAGATCGTTATGGCCTTGAAGACCCGCAAGGATATTTACTCCGGCCTGGAAACCCATATCAATACCAGCCAGATCTACAAGGTCTCCAGGTTGGTCAGCAAGCTTACCGGTTTCGCGGTCGCTCCCAATAAGGCTATTGTCGGCGGCAACGCCTTCAGGCATGAATCCGGGATACATCAGGACGGGGTGTTGAAAGAACGCTCGACCTATGAGATAATCCGGCCGGAAGATGTCGGCTTTACCGGCTCGGGGATCGTTCTGGGAAAGCATTCGGGCCGCCACGCACTTAACGAAAGACTGAAAGAGCTGGGTTTTATTAACCTAAGTCAGGCGGAGCTGGATAAAGTCAATGCCAGGTTCAAAGAGCTGGCGGATAAGAAGAAAACGGTTTTTGACGACGACCTCATCTCCCTTGTCGAGGATGAGATAAAGACCAGCAAGCCGGTGTGGAGCCTGGATAGTTTTGTCACTACTTCCGGGACCAGGATCGTCCCGTCCGCCGAGGTTGCCCTTAAATATAAGAGCCAGCTGGTTCGCGCTAAATCAACCGGCGACGGGCCGGTCGATGCCTGCTTTAAGGCCATAGACAAGCTCACCGGAATTAAATGCGAATTGCAGGATTACCGCATCGAGGCGGTCACCAAAGGCAAGGACGCTCTCGGAGAGGTCAGCCTTAAGCTGAAGGCAAAAGGCAAGGTCGCCTCCAGCCGCGGTTCAAGCACGGATATTATCGAGTCTTCAATCCGGGCGTATCTCAACGCAGTGAATAAGATCGAAAGCCTTTGA